DNA from Daucus carota subsp. sativus chromosome 1, DH1 v3.0, whole genome shotgun sequence:
AATAGACTTTAAAAAGGAAAACTATTCCAAAACAACAACCTTGTTTATATGCTATACTTTCAGCATGTGCTATAGATATTAAAGCAGCATTGTTTTTTGAGTGGTCGTATATCTATCTTTAGAAAATTCCAGTTGTTCGATAATAGTCACAGGAAACTAACCAGTGGGTTGTAGCATTACTTGCACCCTTAAAGAACTACTACTAACCGTTTGGTACAGTAATAGGATTATTTAATTTTCTCTAATTGACCATTTCcataataaaagataaaatcaAATTAGGAGCTATTAGACAATAAACAAACAATAATGAAACACTAAAGTGTTCAAACCAATTTTAAAAGAACTTACTAAACGCCCATTACAACAAAGAAAGCATATGCAATAACCAGATTACCCTGCTGTGGCTCGCTGTACAACCCAGCTGATGTCCAGTACTTTGTGAAGTTCTTCTTCACCCTTTTCATAAGAtctacaacataatctcctttgTTGTTGTACTTAAAGCAGTTATTCCATATTAATTCCACATCCTTGTATACATCCTTTGAGTTTGAGTACTTGACACCACTCTCAAGATTGCTGCATATTGTACCAAAATCCATTGGTGTATCAATGACGTCAAAATAGTCCTGAACTCGCTCAACAAGAAGAAGAGAGTATCAGTCAACTTGCATATAGAGTACACATGAAGTATCAGTAGTATGGAATACTAAAAGACCACAATAAAGTAAGATAATGTCTCCCAAGGTAGCTGCTACAAATGTACCATCAGATACTTGGGGCCTGTTCACTTCTAGAAAATTTTCCCGTCTTCcactttcaaatttcaaatttgttttaGATTTCTAGAGAACTACTTAAAATTAAGAGAACAGGTTCCAAAGAGTAAAATGGCATCTCATAGAATTTTCTAATATCAATTTCAATATAAGATGATTTAGTATAGCAATTTGCATATACTTAtactcattaaaaaaatattaaatattaatatatataatctttgtttttcatttcttcctaatttatatatattcaaatatttaagaTAACAAAAATGAGTCCATTAGGATTCACAACAAATTACaaacatattataaaaaaatattaatcatcaTTAAACTTTATCACAAAATTAAGAGAATCATATACCTGTCTGATCAGATGTTGCTTAGTAAAGTTATTACAATGATAAGTAACTTAATATTATGTTGCTGCGAAGATATCCATGATGATGCTATTTCCAAACATCATCTATATAAATGCATGTATACCTTCTTGAGAATAGTactatatttttcaataattaaaGAATTAGCAGAAGTATCCTTGAGCACTGAAAAACAAGATTTGTAAAAGTGACTCTAACTTACAGGTATTCCTAATGCAATTGGATTTACTGGAGCATTGAAAGCCTCGGCTGCATCCATTTTCATCACTTTCTTAATTACCTACGCCAGAGAAAAGATAAATAATGGATGCAGTAAGTACATTTATAAAGATGCATGGTATCGGTAAGATACAATATAAATAAGgaaaatgtttaatgaaatctctctctctaaaaTAATCAGAAACTAAAAGATGCAAGAAATTATACGGTACCTCCAAAGCAGTATCTAGCTCCTGCTTGCTGTACATGGAATCCTGACGACAAGCTGGCTCTTTCCGCTGTGAAATCTCACCCTGTAGCAGTCCAGTATTGTTGTTACATGGACTTAATGTTGAAGAACTAAAGCCCCTGGAAGATTTAATCTTAATGCTTCCAGCCTTCTTAGACGTTGTTACTGATAGACCAAGATTACTCTCAGGTAACGACTTGGGGCTATCTTCCATCCTGTCACCAGGAATAGCTTGTTTCTCCAAACTCACTTTATGGCTGCTCTTATCAGTGTCGCTTTGTGGAGGTGCTTCCGAAGAAGTAGGATGAGCGTCAAAAGCTTTTGAAGGTTTGATCTTAACTTTAACACGTGTGTAAACTAAAGTTCCAGATGTTTTCTCAACCCCCCCACCAGATTTAACAATCGCAGGCTTTCCGGGCTGATCAGTTCCCGTTGACGATGCTGTCCCAGCCTCCATGCCAGAGTCAACATCATTCTTATTAAAATCATCTGTTCCCGAATTATCTTCTGTACTGCCATTAGATATCTGGGGAGTTTCTTTGCTTGGAACCATCACCGAGGGCCTTTTAGGTCTTCCTTTCTTATTTCCACGTTTGCGTTTCATTTTTTAACACTATACAAAAGAAACTGGAATTTATTGCAGTAGAACTGTCAATCCAATATACACAAAAATCTCTTTGCTTATGACTAGACACCACTAAACAGGAGTACTAACTACCCGCAATCCAGCATACAAGTAAAGAGAAGCAGTGGGCATGCATTAATCGACCTCAGGGTGAAATCTGACTTAATTCGTTGACACAAGTTTATCTAAATCACAGTCACATGATTATACACCTATACCGACATTCGTGAAAAAAGTAGTTAAAAAGAAAGATAATGAACATCAACAATCAACAACATCAAGTCATCTATTTTAAGGACACacacataatttttataacaaCACGTCAAGACTAACTCTAAATTCAACAgctatatatttaattcaaaatgcCACATAGTTGCAACTTATAAAGAACCGTGTCGCAAATCTCAACGAAGCTCATCTAATAGTTTACAAAAAAGCAGATTTTTCACATATACTTACATCCGTTCTGATTCTCTACCATAGAATTCAATACACCTCCAAGTAAACTGCAAAATTTATCCGATTGAACCGAAAAATCCCTCCTCAAATGTCAACAACATACAATTCAGCGTATGAAGTTTCGTTCTTAACAACTAATATCAATCAAATTCCCCTCAAACAATTCAATTAACAGCCAATCAATACAGACGCATTACAACACTAACTAAACACACACAGTAAACcctagaaaattaaaaatagagaAAGGCGGGAAGTTTGCCCTAGAATATTTAGCAAAACCCTAATTGATGTGTATAATTTGGGGGGGAACACAGAGAGGTAAATGAATCAAATTTGTGGGtaacattaatttattaatttaaaaaacaatagaagaatgaataaataattaagtgttaatatataaattacctGTGTAGGCTGTtcctagagagagagagagagagagagatgttgtTCGTTTCGGATGCGGACGCTCTTGATTCGGGTCGTCGACCCAACTCCTATACCAGGAATTACTACTCTATCGGTCTATTTATGTATCGAGAATTCGAGATCTGaattcaaatcaaatataaCCTAAAATCATCTGTTTCATTATATCAGTATAGTTTCTATGTAATTcacctaacaaataaaaattgatctacattatttaatatatgaaaaaaatcatTGAGCTTAAAATTATTTCGGATAGGAttttataaaagataatataaatctTAATCATACAGTATATACTCTTCaaattaatactcggtaaattgataaattctctaaaataataaaattttgttgtCCCGATTTGGGccaatttaaaaaattgaaaaattggataaaataataagataataatttttcgggAGAACTCAAAAAGttagttttgaaattttctcCCAATACCGTAAAAGGTAATTTTTGGAACTTTCTCCTtcctataattttaaaataggaaaaaataattttcaatactgaaatttatttttcaaaaatctaaaaaaattaaaataatagaacAGAGTTATCCTAGATGAGTAATTTATGTTTATGATATACATACTTCCTAAAAATATGCACGGATCAAATataattgtttgaaattgtttttcaaccatttcaaaatcaaaaaaattagttttgaaactttcttctaATACTAGAAAAAATAACTTTGGAACTTTCTACAAATTATTCatttgcaacttctgcaacttcatttgcaacagttgcaaactaatgttgcaaatgaggttgcagaaattgcaagtcgtatttttgtaataatttataaaaaaaatgatattttcaaaaaaattaaaagtttgtaatagtatttttgtaaaaattttaaGAGGTTATGCAGTTACGAAAAAAGCGCAACTTTTCTTTGAAACTTTTTTccgataataaaatttatatttcaaaaaattataaaaatagaataGAGCTCTCTGGCTCCATCTAAACGCCCATTACCCTTTAGCTGATGATTGATAGTTAAGACAcgtaaaatttattgttttgtgATAGAATAGTTGAGAAAATACCATAAATGATTAAGATTTTAGTACTCGATGTCCTAAATACCAAAACTCGGTAACAAGTGCCTTTTCACCTACTGCTACGCGCATTTTCTGAATGCGTATATTATGTCCAGCTGTTGTCACTTTGTCCACTTTGTCTTCCTCATCTGATAGATAACTCATCCATCTCCCTCCATATATGATGCATTTCCAACCTCATTTGTCTACTAAAGTATATGCCCACTTTAACATATATGGGGACTGGGTTATAGAAAAACAGGACTGAAATTTTAGATTTCGACAATCAAATTGAAGGTATGCATCGATTGTTATGATTTGGAATGGCTTCTCATGTATGGTGATGCATAAAGTGACAATGATGTTGGGTAGCTGTTGGCGGTGTCCGTGTGGAGGTATAGTGGTGGCGGTGTCTAGTCTAGCAGAATCGAAGCTTTTGTAACATGTGTGTGTCTGATGTGCATAAAAGTTAGAGCCGTTAGAGGCTGAGGGAGTTGAGATAAAGACCGGTGGAGGCTGGGTTTGCAGGATGACTCTGTTATATGATGAGTGTATAACTTCAAATGGCTCGTGCAATCATGAAAAAAGtagcacatgcatatatagTCGCATGTGATGTATGCGTATATGATGCATTCACGCATCTGCCGGATGCGTGTAGTAACTAGATAGGAAGATACATCTTAAATTATTGTGTAGTTGCAGCTAGATTTCTGGCACTCGCATTTGACAAATGCGTAAATACTATATGCGTATGTCTAAAATACGTGTTCAATTG
Protein-coding regions in this window:
- the LOC108205128 gene encoding uncharacterized protein LOC108205128 codes for the protein MKRKRGNKKGRPKRPSVMVPSKETPQISNGSTEDNSGTDDFNKNDVDSGMEAGTASSTGTDQPGKPAIVKSGGGVEKTSGTLVYTRVKVKIKPSKAFDAHPTSSEAPPQSDTDKSSHKVSLEKQAIPGDRMEDSPKSLPESNLGLSVTTSKKAGSIKIKSSRGFSSSTLSPCNNNTGLLQGEISQRKEPACRQDSMYSKQELDTALEVIKKVMKMDAAEAFNAPVNPIALGIPDYFDVIDTPMDFGTICSNLESGVKYSNSKDVYKDVELIWNNCFKYNNKGDYVVDLMKRVKKNFTKYWTSAGLYSEPQQDTESIYMKDMAASVHGKSSVKSGELKHKIPKRHKVKKHKDDCMCAICVMMRRRQEREANAQSADDHIESSGGLSVQQKARAEEASAVESPCGGDTSSSVENSQDQDGNGGMEVRGDDVKMENVEDVEELSSSSSGEEEKEDKDVTSQTKVSGNGLAEDNRQFQTQMEVSNDVQNDSRKEETLMHCDLENAAAGHDKPKEMLDEAQKARIYENLRRFENPMVLELCGTLFAEKRKSIWSGPHSLSGHQSSSRLGNSMHAAFASFMK